Proteins encoded within one genomic window of Syntrophorhabdaceae bacterium:
- a CDS encoding 2-hydroxyacyl-CoA dehydratase family protein, producing the protein MSEDKKPRSLATQAAAKIAKFVRGNLSDTLKAKEEGKKVAYAYINDGQDEIIRAMDLVPAWGESFAGVCAAKRDAEKYLQKAEAEDFSRSLCTYATCTIGFDMWREELGGETPPGAPWGGMGRPDMIIGSSQQLCDPRFKWPQATQHYLRDVPVFVGSMYYPQWDPKVNHHDQEAVYVKYAKAELLELVRFCEKQTGKKMDWDRLSSLVDLTEKTWDMFIDSYELRKAVPTPMDTGDAMNTMVPVTFNLATPEAYDYYVNLYEELTQKNANKQGVVEDEKYRILWGAGLPSWFALGDFQYFNDKGAVFPAEITYRNAEKIGRLDLPKTNDPLERIAWRWVRFWTHWYDKAYKRPGSSPKVERIIEYIEDYKLDGVVFHSAFSCRSWHAGIMQQAAVLKRIYGDLPVLIM; encoded by the coding sequence ATGTCTGAAGACAAAAAACCCAGATCTTTGGCAACACAGGCAGCGGCAAAAATAGCGAAGTTCGTCCGCGGCAACCTGTCCGATACCCTCAAGGCAAAAGAAGAGGGAAAGAAGGTAGCTTACGCATATATAAATGACGGCCAGGATGAAATCATAAGGGCCATGGACCTCGTTCCCGCATGGGGCGAAAGCTTTGCGGGCGTATGCGCGGCAAAGCGGGACGCGGAGAAATACCTCCAGAAAGCGGAGGCCGAGGATTTTTCCCGCTCTCTGTGCACCTATGCCACATGCACCATCGGCTTCGATATGTGGCGTGAGGAACTCGGCGGCGAAACCCCTCCCGGAGCGCCCTGGGGCGGCATGGGAAGGCCCGACATGATAATCGGAAGCTCTCAGCAGCTCTGCGACCCCCGCTTCAAATGGCCCCAGGCGACCCAGCACTATCTCAGGGATGTGCCGGTTTTCGTGGGAAGCATGTACTATCCCCAGTGGGACCCCAAGGTAAACCATCATGACCAGGAGGCGGTATACGTGAAGTATGCGAAGGCCGAGCTTCTCGAGCTCGTGCGCTTCTGCGAGAAACAGACGGGCAAGAAGATGGACTGGGATAGGCTCTCGTCCCTTGTCGACCTGACGGAAAAGACGTGGGACATGTTCATCGACTCCTATGAGTTGAGGAAGGCTGTTCCCACGCCTATGGATACAGGGGACGCAATGAACACCATGGTGCCCGTCACCTTCAACCTCGCGACGCCCGAGGCATACGATTATTACGTAAACCTTTACGAAGAGCTGACCCAAAAAAATGCAAATAAGCAGGGAGTGGTGGAGGACGAGAAATACCGCATCCTCTGGGGCGCGGGCCTGCCTTCTTGGTTTGCCCTTGGAGATTTCCAGTATTTTAATGATAAGGGCGCGGTATTCCCGGCAGAAATAACCTACCGCAATGCGGAAAAGATCGGGCGCCTCGATTTGCCCAAGACGAACGATCCCCTGGAGCGCATCGCCTGGAGATGGGTCAGATTCTGGACCCATTGGTATGACAAGGCGTACAAGAGGCCCGGCTCGTCACCAAAAGTAGAGCGGATTATCGAATATATCGAGGACTACAAGCTCGATGGGGTGGTGTTCCATTCCGCCTTCTCCTGCAGGAGCTGGCATGCGGGTATCATGCAGCAGGCCGCAGTGCTTAAGAGAATTTACGGCGATCTACCCGTCCTCATTATGG
- a CDS encoding 2-hydroxyacyl-CoA dehydratase family protein, with amino-acid sequence MTELQEGSGLERARKYYSEYGSRARELKAAGKKVIGYLTALGPVEILTAAGVVPIRLKGNVAEAITKGDAYMETIVCPFVRNVFDAAVKGKYEFLDGMVLPHQCDSIDRTDDVWCDTLKLPYWHFLNVPHVTDNPSIEFMQDILRILIGTLEKFTGNKITNEAIADAVRAHNENRRLMRELYALRKTNPPLISGAEMMQVLVAAMSLPVDESSALIQSVTKEVKQRLAPSKGDRKRILLLADQVDDVAIAEAIEGVGAYLVMDDISIGSKMYWNDVDVTADPVQGIAERYLRKLKLPTTFVGTGDTYAENLEARFGHLKKYIEEFKVDGVILLIYKYCDPYGFEVPAIKSFVEAAGASVLYLEDEYSTSTLPRMKTRIEAFLEMIA; translated from the coding sequence ATGACAGAACTACAAGAGGGAAGCGGATTGGAACGGGCTCGGAAGTACTATTCGGAGTACGGGTCCCGGGCGAGGGAATTGAAGGCTGCGGGCAAAAAGGTGATCGGTTATCTCACCGCCCTCGGACCGGTTGAAATTCTCACCGCCGCGGGCGTAGTGCCCATTCGTTTGAAGGGCAATGTGGCCGAGGCAATCACCAAGGGCGATGCCTACATGGAGACAATAGTCTGTCCCTTTGTACGCAACGTCTTTGACGCGGCCGTAAAAGGAAAGTATGAGTTTCTCGACGGTATGGTACTACCCCACCAGTGCGACAGCATCGACAGGACGGATGACGTCTGGTGCGATACTCTCAAACTGCCTTATTGGCATTTTCTGAACGTACCCCATGTCACCGACAATCCTTCAATCGAATTCATGCAGGATATTCTCCGCATACTGATAGGAACCCTTGAAAAATTTACCGGTAATAAGATTACGAACGAGGCGATCGCCGACGCGGTGAGGGCCCACAACGAGAACCGGCGGCTGATGAGAGAGCTTTACGCCCTCAGGAAGACCAATCCCCCTCTTATTTCCGGCGCGGAAATGATGCAGGTCCTCGTGGCGGCCATGAGTCTGCCGGTGGATGAGTCGAGCGCTCTTATCCAGAGCGTGACGAAGGAAGTCAAACAAAGATTGGCGCCCTCGAAGGGAGACAGGAAACGGATACTCCTCCTCGCAGATCAGGTAGACGACGTTGCCATTGCCGAAGCCATTGAAGGCGTGGGAGCGTACCTGGTGATGGATGATATCTCGATCGGAAGCAAGATGTATTGGAACGATGTGGACGTCACCGCCGATCCCGTACAGGGCATCGCGGAGAGATATCTGAGAAAGCTGAAACTCCCCACGACTTTCGTAGGGACCGGCGACACATATGCGGAGAACCTGGAAGCACGGTTCGGTCATTTAAAGAAGTACATCGAGGAATTCAAGGTAGATGGCGTTATCCTGCTCATCTACAAATATTGCGACCCCTACGGCTTTGAGGTGCCGGCGATCAAGAGTTTTGTCGAGGCGGCGGGAGCATCCGTGCTCTACCTGGAGGATGAGTATTCCACCTCCACTCTTCCTCGAATGAAAACCAGGATAGAAGCATTCCTGGAAATGATCGCATAA